From the genome of Pseudomonadota bacterium, one region includes:
- a CDS encoding choice-of-anchor D domain-containing protein, which produces MSQRLLFWAALGVLASCGDGPVTTIDAAPSRGQADAGPRAWSERDASIETDGATPRTESSVPLEVMDFSAASSTVPRRQAVQLHVAARGVPPLHYAFQVISGEGAIAGAGPDATFTAGSLPGNAALTVKVTDGRGHTITAALVIPIVNARPAITAFDAAAPVGKTAQMTAVAADPDGDLLTYHYELVNCSASITGTGPQVALTLGSSGTCEVRLTVRDDLGLSASAATSVAVSNLAPSITSFAPSSASVPREDKVELLLAATDPEGESLSYSYKVLAGSGTVADEDGKTMLRAGTRLGSLRIAVTAEDPQGATATAELEVAVVNRPPSITQLMATPVSVVRGDSAVISLSVTDPDGSLDTLETRLELVGGSGTLVKDGQVYTFRAGAVGDQVAFNAFVSDGNGGLDKATLYVTLLNAPPTITSLTVAPQRVYEQQPATLTVTAADTGGTSLEYSYELDPASTAGGSLSFAAGTWQRSASVSYTPRQSGEAHITVRARDGEGAISEPHLQKLTVKAAAPAIAIMDCDTSCTEIDPYTGRFDFGSVPLGRESPAASLRLFNAGSMTLMLHDMRFVDGDPGDFSLPHSLFLRPIEPGESIPLEITVHPEKTGLRRTRLAISSNDPERRTVWLAVTATGVASTP; this is translated from the coding sequence GTGTCGCAGAGGCTCTTGTTCTGGGCCGCACTCGGCGTGCTCGCCTCGTGCGGTGATGGCCCGGTGACGACGATTGACGCTGCCCCCTCGCGGGGCCAGGCCGATGCCGGCCCGCGCGCATGGTCCGAGCGAGACGCGTCGATCGAAACCGACGGCGCCACGCCAAGAACAGAGTCGAGCGTTCCCCTCGAGGTGATGGACTTCAGCGCGGCGAGCTCGACCGTACCCCGGCGCCAGGCGGTGCAGTTACACGTTGCCGCGCGGGGCGTCCCGCCACTGCACTACGCCTTCCAGGTGATCAGCGGAGAGGGCGCGATCGCCGGCGCTGGGCCCGATGCCACCTTCACCGCTGGGTCGCTCCCAGGCAACGCCGCGCTTACTGTGAAGGTCACCGATGGCCGCGGCCATACGATCACCGCTGCACTGGTGATCCCGATCGTCAACGCGCGTCCCGCGATTACCGCGTTCGATGCCGCCGCGCCGGTCGGCAAGACGGCCCAAATGACGGCCGTCGCCGCCGACCCGGACGGCGACCTGCTGACCTACCACTACGAGTTGGTCAACTGCTCGGCGAGCATCACGGGGACCGGGCCGCAAGTTGCGCTCACCCTGGGCTCGTCCGGGACCTGTGAGGTCCGGCTCACAGTCCGCGACGACCTCGGACTCTCGGCTTCGGCCGCGACCTCCGTCGCCGTCTCCAACTTAGCGCCGTCGATCACGAGCTTCGCGCCATCGAGCGCGAGCGTGCCACGTGAGGACAAGGTCGAGCTGCTGCTCGCGGCCACCGATCCCGAGGGGGAGAGCTTGAGCTATAGCTACAAGGTGCTCGCCGGCAGCGGCACGGTGGCCGACGAGGACGGCAAGACGATGCTGAGAGCCGGCACCCGACTAGGCTCGCTACGGATCGCCGTCACGGCCGAAGACCCGCAGGGGGCCACCGCCACCGCCGAGCTCGAGGTCGCAGTCGTGAATCGCCCCCCGAGCATCACCCAGCTCATGGCAACACCCGTCAGCGTGGTGCGCGGCGACAGCGCCGTGATCTCCCTCTCGGTGACCGATCCCGATGGGTCGCTCGACACCCTCGAGACCCGGCTCGAGCTCGTTGGGGGCAGCGGAACGCTGGTGAAAGACGGACAGGTCTACACCTTTCGTGCCGGAGCCGTTGGCGACCAGGTCGCGTTCAACGCCTTCGTCAGCGACGGCAACGGCGGCCTCGACAAGGCTACCCTCTACGTCACGCTGCTCAACGCCCCCCCGACCATCACCAGCCTGACGGTCGCGCCGCAACGCGTCTACGAGCAGCAGCCAGCGACCCTCACGGTCACCGCCGCCGACACCGGAGGCACCTCGCTCGAGTACAGCTACGAGCTCGATCCGGCCAGCACAGCGGGTGGCAGTCTCAGCTTCGCCGCTGGAACCTGGCAACGGAGTGCCTCGGTCAGCTACACGCCACGGCAGAGCGGCGAAGCTCACATCACCGTGCGCGCGCGCGACGGCGAAGGCGCGATCAGCGAGCCACACCTTCAGAAGCTGACGGTCAAGGCGGCGGCGCCCGCGATCGCGATCATGGACTGCGACACCTCCTGCACCGAGATCGATCCTTACACGGGCCGCTTCGACTTCGGGTCGGTGCCGCTCGGACGCGAGTCGCCGGCGGCTTCGCTGCGCCTGTTCAACGCCGGCAGCATGACCCTCATGCTCCACGACATGCGCTTCGTAGACGGCGACCCTGGGGACTTCTCCTTGCCCCATTCGCTTTTCTTAAGACCGATCGAGCCCGGTGAGTCCATCCCACTTGAGATCACCGTGCACCCGGAGAAAACCGGTCTGCGTCGCACCCGCCTCGCCATCTCCAGCAACGACCCAGAGCGTCGGACGGTCTGGTTGGCCGTGACCGCCACAGGAGTCGCGTCTACGCCCTAG